In Methanobacterium sp. Maddingley MBC34, the DNA window CTCCCCAGGCAGTAGATTCACCAACTCCCAATCTCACTTCTTTTCCTTCCAGATTTCCACTGGAGACTCCCATTTTTTCAATGATGGGGTTGGTCTGGTCTTCAGACCATAAGGCCACTCCCAGTCCCGCGACAAACAGGATCATCATCACCGCGAATATGGCCAGTCCCTGTTTGAAGTTCCGGACCAGATATCCGAAGGCGAATACCAGAGACATTGGCAACAGGAGTATAGCCAGGGATTCAAAGAAGTTGGTTATACCATTGGGATTTTCAAAGGGGTGAGCAGAGTTCACGTTGAAGAAACCGCCTCCATTGGATCCCAGCATTTTTATGGCTATTTGTGATGCTGCGGGCCCCAGTGGAATGGTTTGGTTAGCTCCTTCAAGGGTCTGAACAGTTGTATAAGGGTCGAAGGTTTGAACCACTCCCTGTGAAACCAGTAAAAGTGCCAGGATTACAGAAAGGGGTAGGAGTATGTAAAGCACCGAACGGGTCATGTCCACCCAGAAATTACCCAGATTTTCTGTATTTTTGCGGATAAATCCCCTGATTAGTACCAGGACCGCGGCGATACCTACTGCTGCTGAGACGAAGTTCTGAACTGCCAGACCCATCATCTGGGTGAGGTAACTCATGGTGGTTTCACCAGCATAGGACTGCCAGTTGGTGTTGGTTACAAAAGAAATTGCGGTGTTAAGGGCAGTGTCCCATCTTACACCTGGAAATCCTTCAGGGTTAAGTGGTAAATATCCCTGTAATAATTGCAGGGTGAAAAGAAATAGTATGGCAATGATGTTAAAAACTATAAGTGAATAGGCATAGCGTTTCCAGTTCATCTCCTCTGTTTCATCAACCCCTACCAGGCGGTAGATAAAACGTTCCACCGGTTGCAAAAATGGGGTCATGAAGGTTTTCTGCCCGGTGAAAACTTTGGACATGTATTTTCCAATGGGCACCGCCAGAATAACTGTGACCATCAGGAGGACTAGGATAAAAATCAGATCTTCTGTTGCCATCCCATAACCCCCCTCGTTCTGTAACCTATTACAGAACTAGCTATATTTTGTTTATCAGAATCGTATGTTACCTTAGAAACAGTTAAGTTAGTAATTAGGTTAAATTCGGAATAATAGTTAAATCTGGAATCTTGATTAAATCCAGAATAATGGTTAAATCCGGAATAATTTCGCTCTTTAAATGGCAAAAGTGATTTGTTAAAAATAGTATGGTCTTTGTAAGAATTTTCTACATTTAAATTTAATTCTACATTTAAATTTAATTTTTCAGTATTTGTGGTTAGTTCCATACAATTATCCATAGACGAATAATCCTCTAGAAATGAAGACAAATCATCACCAATAAATGAATCACCATCTTCTTTTTCTGCTACTTCCATTATTATACACCCCTAATAGGAATCTACAACATGTCTAAACACTAAGTTCATGAGAACTAACCCCATATTGTCTTATATAATCTTTATGCAGATTTAAACTGCTTTATATTAGATTTCAGACTGAGATAGTCTCATTGTACTATATCACGTACATTTTATCAATTACACTCACAAGTTTTATGTCTTCTATTTTCCAGAAATTCATTACCAAGATCACCTCTCACTTTCCATTCCATCTTCCTATACTTGATCAATTAAGGAAAAATATCCTACCTAATTAGTTTTTCAGGGCGAATAAAGATATTTCCTTAATTTCAAACTGCATAGACCTACAATGGTGACTATTTAACTTATTCCCACGGTGAATTCGATAAGTCAATTCACATTATGGGAAATTTCAAACCTCGTAACGATCGTACTTTCTCCTATTTAAATTTTGCTCAAAAAAACAGTTGATTAAATTTACATGAAAATACAGGAAAACTCTCTATTCAACATTATCATAATTATTCATCAAGTATTATTTTATTTTATCCGTTTGAATTAATTATATTTGAAAATAGCAGCAAATGCAACTGTATATAAAATGTTAGCACATAATAACTAATCAATGGTCCAAACATAATGACTGAAATTAATTTTCAGTATTTTTGATGATGATCCTTGAAAGACTAGATTAGGATTACTTCATTAACAACAAAGATTATATGTTAGTCTGATCTACCTTTACCGCCTAGAAAAAATTAATGTATTTCTGAAGTGAAAAATAAGGGGTTGTGGGCAAATGCAACAGATTCACCGCTTGAGTAGAAGAGAAGTTAAGACCATACTGCACCATACAGGGAATGTTTGCATACTCCTGGCAGCCGCCATGTTAATTCCCATTCTAATTACTTTCATATATAATGAACCGAAATACATAACTCCTTTTCTTTATTCTGCTATTATAAGCATGGTTATTGGTTTTCTTCTGGTGAAACTGTTTAAAGTTGAAATTAAAATGACACTGAAAAGTGCCATGATCTTTTCCACCATCATATGGCTTATTGCCTGTGCACTGGGAGCTTTACCCTACTACATTTCAGGGGATTTATCTTATCTTAATTCTTATTTTGAGGCCATGTCTGGATTCACAACCACTGGCTTCAGCATGTACGCCAACCTGGAAACAGTATCATATACCATGAACTTCTGGCGTGCTTTCACCCAGTGGATTGGAGGTCTTGGCATTATATTCCTTCTTTTGGTCCTTTTAAGGTCCACTGGTGCTGATGTTATGCGCCTTTACCTGGCAGAAGGTAGAGAAGAGAGATTGGTACCAAGTATCAAGCATTCCACCAGAATTATAGTTTACATTTACCTTTTGTTTACTGGAATTGGAATTGTCCTATTTTTAGCTGCAGGAATGCCTGTTTTCGATTCTGTTTTCCACACATTTGTCTCCTTATCCACTGGTGGGTTCGGAATGCATAACACCAGTGTTTTATTCTACAACAGTGTCTGGATAGAAATTGTGGCAATGATAGTAATGATGATCGGTGCCACCAACTTTGCCCTGCACTACACAGTCATTAAAGGGAACTGGAGAGAATACTTTAAAGATATAGAGACAAAGGTGGCCTTTGGTCTTATAATAATTTCCACAATCCTGGTGACCTTTATGCTCTATAACAACCAGGTCTATGGCCATGAATTTTTGCTTAATTTAAGGTTCAGCCTGTTCCAGGTGGTTTCAGCTGTTACCACCACTGGTCTGCAAACCGCATTCTATCCGGATATACTCAGCAAGTGGATTGGTCTGGGTACTTTCCTCATGACCATACTCATGATCATTGGTGCCGGATCCCTGTCTACCGGTGGGGGTATTAAGTGGCTGAGAGTGGGCATACTTCTCAAAGGCATATCCTGGCAGGTTAAATCATTTATATTACCAGGTAAAGCTGTTATGGCTAAAAAATTACACCACGTTACTGAACTGCAGATAACTGATGATATTTTAAGATTAACCGGGGCGTTTTTATCCACTTACATACTGGTGTACATTGTGAGCGTAGTCATAGTCCTGATTTACTATCCTGACATCTCCAGGGTCATATTTGAAGTGGCCTCTGCCCTGAGTAATGTGGGACTTTCCAGTGGAATTATGACACCTACATCCCCTGCACTGGTGAAAATAGTGTTCATAATCGATTTCTGGATGGGAAGACTGGAAATCTGGCCAGTTTTACTGTTGATAGCCATTACCATTAATAATGTGGTTAGGAGAAGGTAACTACTTCTTTGTTTTAAAAATAAAACAAAACAAAAATTTTATAGATAATGAGGAGGAATTATATGTGGCATAAACAGGTAGAACTTAAGGTTGATGATGATTTTTATATTCTGGTGGATGAAGGAATGGAGGATATTGTTAAAAACTTCTTTCACTGGGAAATTGAAACCTGCAATTCATGTATTGATTATAAAGGGTCAGTGTGGATTGAATTCTGCGAATATGGAGAGTGGGAGCGATTTTTACAGCTAGCCCTCCGAAATAATATCACCGAAAAAGGAAAACACCCTGAAAAAGAAACACTATGGGATTTCCTTCAGGAAAAGTCCAGGGTAAATCTGGTTTTTGATGAAGAATTAATAGACGACCCCAACAACGAAGAAGGAACCGTTGGCACTGGTGTTCTTATAATATGTGTTGGTTTAAAATTCCCTAAAGAATTAATGGGTGAATTTAGAGAGTTATTCTTTGAAGTTTTTCCACCAGAATAATCTTATTTCTTTTTTAAAAATAATAGTCCAGTAATATTATAACCTTTCTTTATATTTTAACTCCTTGAAATTAATGTTAAATTCAGTCCCATTACTTCTATTCAGCTCAATATCACCGTCTATTTGGTCTGTTAAACTGTTTACTAGTTGAAGGCCAAGAGTTTCTATGTTTTCGATATCAAAATCTTCTGGTACTCCTATTCCATTATCAGCGATGGTGAGTTGCATTTCGTCTGGAAGGGATTTGAGTTTGATTTTAATGGTTCCTTCACCTTGTGGAAAGGCATATTTAACACTGTTAGTGACTAATTCGTTAATGATCAGCCCTAATGGTATGGCAGTGTCTATGTTTAAATTAATATCATCAATATCGAATACTAATTCAATGGCACCTGTAGTGATTCCATAAGAATAGAATATGTCAGAGACAAGTTTTGTGATGTATTCTTTGAAATTTATGTTGGTGAGATTATCCGACTGATAAAGCTTCTCATGAACCATTGCCATACTTTTCACTCGACCCTGGCTCTCTTTCAAAATTCCTACTATTTCATCTAAATCCTCAAATTTTATCTGTAAGTTCAATAAACTGGAGATGATCTGCATATTATTTTTTACCCTATGGTGTACTTCCCTAAGAAGAACTTCTTTTTCTTGGAGAGATTGAATCATTTTATTTTCCGCTTGTTTACGTTCTGTAATATCGCTGAAAATCACAAGAATATAAGCAGGCACATTATCCTCCTTTATAATTGTTAATGAAGTTTTTCCCCACCTAATATCGCCATTTTTATCAATGATTCGGAACTCAAAAGGAGCTACATCTTCATGCCGTGATAAATGTGAAAAATTTTCTTCAAGCAAGCCTAATTCATCTTCAGGGAAAATTCCCAGTTCCATGAAATGTTTCCCAACCAATTTATCTTTAGATATGCCTATAATTTGCTCGGCTGCCACATTAAAATCTAGTATTATCCCATCCCAACCTACAAGTATTGTGGAATCAGGATTTGATTCAAAGAGAGTCCTGTATTTTTCTTCATTATCCTTAAATGCTTTTTGTGCCTTTCTACGCTCTGAAACATCTTCACTGAAGATTATGATGCCACCTATATCACCTGAGGATAAATACCAGGGATGGACTTCCCATCGAATATATTGAACACTTCCATCAGCACGAACAAACTCATCCTCCTCACCACCAAGGATAGTACCGGCAAGAGCTCTCTTATGGACTTCTTTCAGTTCGTCAGTTATCTCTGGAAAAACATCATAATGACTTACGCCGCGAAGTTCTTTACCCTTAAGATTATAATCTTTAACCCAACGTGAACTAGCGGCAATGTACCTCATTTGCTTATCAAACATGGCAATAGCAACAGGTGCACTATAAATAAAATGCCTAAATTCTTTATCACGTTTCATCAAAGCTTTATTAGTATTTAACAGTGCTTTTTCTGCTTTTTTCCTTTGAGTGATGTCTCGGAACATTCCTTGTATAATCTTTTTATCCCCATATTCTATTAAACTTCCAGTTATAGCCACCGGGACTTTCTTATTATCTTTGGTTAAAACTAATGTGTCAACAGTGCCCATATCATCTGTTATAATCTTTTTAAAGGATCTTTGAACTACTTCAAGTTCTTCCGACGGGTGTATGTCACTGAAATTTAGTTTATGAATTTCATCTTGCGAGTAACCCAATAGTTCCTCTGCCTTTTTATTGCATTCAATAAAATTACCCTCAAAATCTGCTAAAAAAACTGCATCACTGGAATAATCCATCATAGCCCGATATTTCTGTTCACTTTCCCTAAGAGCTTTCTCACCTCTTTTTCTGTTTTCTTCACCTCTTTTTCTTTCACTGATGTCCCTGATAGTGGTAATAACTACTTTATCTCCATTAATTTCTATAACTTCTGAATTTAGGAGGGTTCCATAGATCTTTCGGTCCTTCCGTTTAAGTTTAATTTCATAATCTGCGACTTTTCCCGATTTTTTTAATTCTTTCAATATCAGTTCGTAATCTTCAGGATGAATAAAATCACCCCTAAAATTCACATGTGTAAATTCTTCCAGATTGTAACCTGCCATATCCAACATAGCCTTATTAGCATCCAAAATGTGACCAGTATTCATATCGGAAATAACAATGCCCACAGGAACACTGGCAAACAAATGACTGTATTTCTGTTCGCTCTTAATAATGGCTTTTTCGGACTTTTTACGTTCGGTTATATCTTCAAATACAGTTGCAAAAACTCCAGGGGATGGTGAAAATACAGAAATAGAAAAATATTTGTCCATAGGTTGGAAGTAAGTCTCAAATTTTGTTGATGTGCCTGTTTCAGCTACGTGCGCATATATCTCTAAATACGGAGCTTTTTCAGTTCCATATGCTTCAGTGGCTTTCTTTCCTAAAATATTATTTTTTTTAATTTCCAGAATTTTTTCAAAAGCCGGGTTAATGTTCAAAATTTTGTAATCTACAGGAACTTGTTCAGGGTTATAAATTATTTTGTGAACTGCTAAACCTTCGCTCATGGAATTATAAAGTTTTCTGTAATTTTTTTCACTCTTTTTTAGTTTTTTTTCCATTTGATTTTTATATATTGCAAGTTCTATAGAGTATTTAAGTTCAGTAACATCATAGGGTTTGATTATGTATCCATATGGTTCTGTGATTTTGGCTCTTTCAATTGTAGAATCTTCAGAATGGGCAGTTAAATAAATAACAGGGATATTCAGGTCTTTAATTTTAGAAACAGCTTCAATACCGTCACTTTCTCCTTTAAGAACTATATCCATTAAAATAAGATCCGGCATAATCTCTATGGCTTTTTCGATAGCTTCTTCGCCACTGGCAGCAACATATGGAACTTCATAACCAAAAGATTCCAGAGTTCGCTTGATGTCCATGGCCTCTATGTTCTCATCCTCTACAAGGAGAATTTTTACCTCTGCCATATAATCAACAAGAATAATGTATGTTTGTGATCCTATTATTTTTTTTGTAACCATGATGCGAACGAACGTTAGTTTTATATACTATTGGATACAAGTTATATCTATGAAGCTAACGAACGTTAGTTAAGGAGAACATCATATGGAAGATCAAAAAACAAAAGACAACATCAAACCAACCAAAGAAAGAATATTCGACGTATCACTTGAATTATTCGCAGATAAAGGTTTTGATGGTGTTTCTGTGCGCGAAATAGCCAGAACCGTGGGAATAAGGGAAAGTTCAATTTACAATCATTATCCCAGTAAAGATGCAATAATGGACTCCATCTTTGCATACTTCCAGAAAGAATTAGTTAAAATGAGGCCACCAGAGGCACGAAATCCGAATAAAATCAACAAAATAACTCCAGATATCTTTCATGAACGGGTAAACCGTACTTTGGACATTTTAAGAACACCAAAAATGGCAAAAATATTCCAAATCAGCTCCAGCGAACAATTCAGGGATGAAAGGGCCAAGAACATTATTCTAAATGCTTTAATAAAAGAACCCCAACAGTTCACAGAAAATGTGTTGAAAAAAATGGTTGAAAACAAAGTAATCAAACCAATTGACCCAGAAATTCTTGCAGTAGAATTCCAATACCCTCTTTTCACCTTATTCCTTGAATATCTTATTTTAAGAAGTGAAGGTTCCGATACCAGTACCGTTGAGAAAGCTATATCGAATCATGTTGATTATTTCGTAGATACAATTAGGAGAGAGTAATCAATGAACATGTTGAGTGAAATCAAATCCAAATATGCCGATTACCGGTTGAACAAGATTAACAGGTTAGAAACCAGCATATCACAAGGAGACTCTGGAATAAAATCCAACAACAATTCTCCACCCAAAATAATGCCGGATAAACTTAAAATAACCCTGAAAACATTACCTAAACAGCTTTCCATTGCCAAAAACATGGAATACACTGTTAAATCCCTGAAAAACAACCCTGAAAATCCGGGAGCCATTGCTGAGAATGGTTTTAAAGAAAAATTTGAAGATTATGCCCATTTGGTAGGAATAGACCTGGTTGCTTACACTGATATCCCCTCTGAGTTCATATTCAAAGACCGTTACCTAACCTATAAAAACGCTATCGTCCTGGTTATGGAAATGAACAAAGAAGCCATAGATAATGCTCCCAGCCCCCAGACACAGGAAATGGGAGTGGTGACCTATGATGAGCTGGGTAAGACCACTAATCTCCTAACTTCTTATCTCCGGGAAAATGGTTTTGCTGCCCAGGCCAGCCACCCTGCAGGAGGTTTCGTAGTTTATCCTGCACTGGCCCAGAAAGCTGGTTTAGGATGTAAAGGAAGACATGGTATGCTTATAACCCCTGAATTCGGACCAAGACAAAGGATTTCTGCAATATTCACCAGCATCACCAACTTCCCTCACAATAATGATAATGAACATTCCTGGATGAATGATTTCTGTGAAAAATGTGGAAAATGCATAAAATCCTGCCCAGAGAATGCCATAACCGAAGAACACCTTGAAAACAATGAAAAGAGGACTGTAATCCTGAAAGAGTCCTGTCATGGATGTACTATCTGTATGAAGGAGTGTATGTTCAATAGGAAGGACTATGCTCAGATTAAAGACAGAATTCACTCTGTAATTAGGGAATGGAATGATGGAAGTAAGAAGGTGAGAACATGAAAATTTTAACCATAATTGGAAGCCCACAGAAGAAAGGTAACAGTTCCCATGCCGCGAAAAACCTGGAAGAAGAGATGAAAAAGAGGGGAAATTATGAATTTGAATACCTTTTCCTTAAGGACGTCAATCTAGAGGCGTGTAAGGGATGTTTCAACTGCGTGACCCGAGGAATTAAGTTCTGTCCCATAAAGGATGATCGGCAAATGATCGAAGATAAAATGGAAGAGGCTGATGGTCTGGTTATGGTCTCCCCGGTTTACGTTATGACAGTATCCGCTCTCCTGAAGAATTTCATTGACCGGGTGGCCTACCTCTGCCACCGTCCAGTATATCACCGGAAGAAAGCTTTAATTATGTGCACCACTGGAGGCATAGGCATTAAAGAAACCCTTAATTACATGGAAACAGTAGTTGAAGGATGGGGATACAAAGTTAACGGCAGATGTGGTCTTGTAACAGCACCATGGCCTGCTACTGACGGTTTAAAGAAGAAAAATACCAAGATCCTTGAAAAATCAGCCCAAAAATTTGATTCATCATTGAAATCTATTGAAAATGAAAAAATTGGGAAAATTAAAGTGAGTATTAAGGATTACATGACTTTCAGGATATTCCAAACAATTTCCAGGAATGTGAAGGATTACATGCCTGCTGATTCCCAGTTCTATGAAAACAAGGAGTACTACCAGCCCGCCAGGATAAGTATCCTCACCAAGATAATAACCGGGATAATGTTGAAAGCAGTGTTTTTCATGATAAGGGACATGGGTCCTGGTGATGAGAATAAATAGGACATCTAAAATGATTTTCACACAATATAATAAAAAAACATGCTTTAATAGTAAATTCCTTAATTAAAAATCCTTTAACGTGAATATAATTTAACCAAAATAGAATGTATTTCAAGAATTTGATCGCATATGAGCAGAAAAAATGATTCTCCCCAGAAGGTTCTTCTGGTGGGATACAACGGTGCCAACAACACTGGATCCGAAGCCCGACTCCTCTCCATTATTAAGGATGTGAAGGGCTTACTGGGGCCCAACGTGGAGATCACAGTCCCCACCTTGAATGAAGAGAACCTGCGCCGATACCTTGCTGAAGATGAACACTTGCACATCGCTCCCATTCCATCTATCTTCTTCTTTGCCATGGACAAACTGGTGAAACAACACGACCTGGTGTTACTGGTAGAGGGAAGCTGTTACATGGACACCTGGACTTCAGCATTACTATGGGCATTTCTGTGGGCCACTAAAAGCGCTCATAGACATAAAAAGCCTTGTGTGGCTTATGCAGTTGATGCAGGAGAATTATCCCCTATGAATCGCTGGCTGGTTAAAAGGGAAGCCAGTAAAACAGATCTCATTATCACCAGAACCAAACACGCCATGAAAAGACTCCAAAAGATTGGTGTAACCGCACCCATAACCTCCACAGCTGATTGTGCATACACCTTCCAGGAAGACCCAAATGATCATCATCTACTGGAAGCTATATTCCAGGGGTCTGCTGAGGGTGTTGTTGGTCTGGCTGTGGTGGATTTTTCACTCTGGCCGGTGGTTATCCAGCCATGGGGTAGGAGAAAAAACCTTTATAAATGGCCTTATTATTTCTCCCGTTCCCCTGAAAGGATGAAAATGAGGGAAAGACTCATTGAAGGATGGGCTAGGACCGCGGATGATATAATTGAAAAGCACGGTAAGAATGTTACCCTCATCTGTATGGAAGAACTGGATCAACCCCTGGCTGAGGATATTCAGGGAAAAATGAAAAACAAGGATAAATGCAGGGTAATCTCCTCTGGAAAATACAATGCCTCCCAAATGACATCCATACTCTCTGATCTGGATTTACTGGTCACTTCTCGTTACCATTCGGCGGTTTTATCTCTCCGTGCCGGTGTTTCCCAGATAGCAGTGGGACACGACCCCCGGCTAACATCACTCTACCAGGATCTCAACCTTTACCAGGACTACTTTATATGCCACAATGCCCCCCATCTATGGGAAGATCTCACCAGCAAGATAGATTTGCTTTTAGCAACTAGTGATTTACAGAAAGATATGCTGGAAAAAGGACTAACGGAACAGGTGACTCTATCCCAAAAGAATCGGATCTTGCTGGGAGAGTTCCTTCAAGAAAAAAATATTTCATCACTTAAATGAAGGTACCCCTTAAATGACTCCTAAATGAAGGTACCAATGATCTCTAAATAAAAGGAAACAAATGAATGTACCTAAAATAGGTTAGACATTAATATGGTGAAAACAATGAAAACCCGTGTGCTACTCACAGGAGCTAATGGATTTCTGGGAACCCAGATCGCCCGCCATCTAATTCACCTCCCTGAAATAGAAATTATGGCTATGGTAAGAGCTAAAGATAAAGAACATGCCATGATACGTCTTGAAAGAGCATGGTATGATTGGGGTGAACTTCAAGAAGCCTTGAAGGACAGGGTTACCATCATCCCTGGCGATGTCACCCAAGAGGATCTGGGGATGACAGATAAAGATTACCAGAACCTTGCTTCAACCTTAACTCATATCATCCACACCGTTGCTGACCTCCATCTCCACGCACCCCTGGACGAACTCCGCAAAACCAACCTGAAAGGGACTGAGAACCTCCTAAAACTAGCAGACCAGGCCCAGAAAAATGGTATTTTTAAACGTTTTTCACACTTATCCACAGCATACGTGGCAGGAAAGCGTGAAGGGATCATCCCTGAAGACCCTAAATTTAGTACGGTTTCGGGAAACGAAGAACCTCAAACACATCATATTTTTGAAGAACCCCCAATTAATGAGAATAATAAACCAGGTTTCTGGAGTAACTACGAAGAAAGTAAATATGAGGCAGAAAAGGTAGTTCGAGAATCAAATGTACCTTACTCCATCTTCAGACCTGGAATGGTGGTGGGAGATTCAAAAACTGGTGAGATAAAAACATTCAACACAGTTTACGCCCTGTTTAAACTTTACCTAAATGGTAAGCTGAAGTTCATTCCCACCAGTTCCACCCTCACCCTAAATATGGTTCCAGTTGATTACGTTGCCCATGCCGTCAGTAATTTGACCTTCAACCGGGATGCTGAAGGGAAAACATTCCACCTCACTGCACCACATGACTCTCTGCCAACCATTAACCAACTCCTGGAACAGATACGGATGTGGGCCATGGATAAACTGGATCTTAAACTCCCCCAGCCAATTTTCATCCCTGTTGCATCATTAATCCAGAAGATGTCCTCCACATCTTCCAGACCTAAATCAGGAATTCTAAATATCCTGTTCGCACTGGCACCTTACCTGGATGAAAAACACACCTTCAGCAGAGATAATACCGAGAATCTTTTAGGAGCTTTCAATCTAAAATGGGAGGAATATTTACCCCATCTCCTGGAATATGCGGTTTATCATGGTTTTTTCCATCGCTCTGAGCGTACTGTCCATGAACAGGTTTTATATCGTCTGGGAGGCCGCAGCTACCCGGTGGAATATTATGACATCACCCCCAAAGGTATCCAGGAGAAATCCGCAGAGAAAATGCGTGAAGACATCCTATCATCTTACCACTCCCTTAAAGAGTCTGGTGTCAGTTGTGGAGATCGGGTGGCCCTGGTGGGTTTAAACAGCACCCGCTACCTAACATTGGAGGTGGCTATCGGCCTTTTAGGAGCAGTTAGTGTACCACTTTACTACACCAGCCCCCCGACAGAGATAAAAAATATTCTGAAGGTTAGTGAAGCGAAAATTCTGTTTGTTGGAACTCCGCATCTTATGAAACGCCTGTCTGA includes these proteins:
- a CDS encoding NADPH-dependent FMN reductase (PFAM: NADPH-dependent FMN reductase), which encodes MKILTIIGSPQKKGNSSHAAKNLEEEMKKRGNYEFEYLFLKDVNLEACKGCFNCVTRGIKFCPIKDDRQMIEDKMEEADGLVMVSPVYVMTVSALLKNFIDRVAYLCHRPVYHRKKALIMCTTGGIGIKETLNYMETVVEGWGYKVNGRCGLVTAPWPATDGLKKKNTKILEKSAQKFDSSLKSIENEKIGKIKVSIKDYMTFRIFQTISRNVKDYMPADSQFYENKEYYQPARISILTKIITGIMLKAVFFMIRDMGPGDENK
- a CDS encoding hypothetical protein (PFAM: Polysaccharide pyruvyl transferase); translation: MSRKNDSPQKVLLVGYNGANNTGSEARLLSIIKDVKGLLGPNVEITVPTLNEENLRRYLAEDEHLHIAPIPSIFFFAMDKLVKQHDLVLLVEGSCYMDTWTSALLWAFLWATKSAHRHKKPCVAYAVDAGELSPMNRWLVKREASKTDLIITRTKHAMKRLQKIGVTAPITSTADCAYTFQEDPNDHHLLEAIFQGSAEGVVGLAVVDFSLWPVVIQPWGRRKNLYKWPYYFSRSPERMKMRERLIEGWARTADDIIEKHGKNVTLICMEELDQPLAEDIQGKMKNKDKCRVISSGKYNASQMTSILSDLDLLVTSRYHSAVLSLRAGVSQIAVGHDPRLTSLYQDLNLYQDYFICHNAPHLWEDLTSKIDLLLATSDLQKDMLEKGLTEQVTLSQKNRILLGEFLQEKNISSLK
- a CDS encoding AMP-forming long-chain acyl-CoA synthetase (PFAM: Male sterility protein; AMP-binding enzyme~TIGRFAM: thioester reductase domain), whose protein sequence is MVKTMKTRVLLTGANGFLGTQIARHLIHLPEIEIMAMVRAKDKEHAMIRLERAWYDWGELQEALKDRVTIIPGDVTQEDLGMTDKDYQNLASTLTHIIHTVADLHLHAPLDELRKTNLKGTENLLKLADQAQKNGIFKRFSHLSTAYVAGKREGIIPEDPKFSTVSGNEEPQTHHIFEEPPINENNKPGFWSNYEESKYEAEKVVRESNVPYSIFRPGMVVGDSKTGEIKTFNTVYALFKLYLNGKLKFIPTSSTLTLNMVPVDYVAHAVSNLTFNRDAEGKTFHLTAPHDSLPTINQLLEQIRMWAMDKLDLKLPQPIFIPVASLIQKMSSTSSRPKSGILNILFALAPYLDEKHTFSRDNTENLLGAFNLKWEEYLPHLLEYAVYHGFFHRSERTVHEQVLYRLGGRSYPVEYYDITPKGIQEKSAEKMREDILSSYHSLKESGVSCGDRVALVGLNSTRYLTLEVAIGLLGAVSVPLYYTSPPTEIKNILKVSEAKILFVGTPHLMKRLSELDINLEMISFCRESQKIPSGILSWSEFLKKGKKHENIKKKSLPQAPVDFSDLATIRYTSGTTGTPKGVTFNQEHLRWMAESMASLPPWKDRNREVRYLSFLPMNHVVEGILGTYSPYYAPAPLKIYFLEDFGDLASALPLAKPTIFFSVPRFYEKLWSQLKESFMGSHYIHLKPGILKNILKPVMKRLFLGKAGLDRCSQLIVGSATSSQHLIQDYHEFGVEIHNAYGLTEAPLVTLNRRGTNRIGTVGEPLPETHIRIGQDGEVMVKGPQVTPGYFESDIIPPKKGGWLQSGDIGFITPEGSLVITGRKKELLINSYGKSMDPLRIEALLRDAPGTSEVMLVGEGKPYLSALFWVEEDYDPLEIEKTIQKINQDLSRPEQVKRWVILSNDLSIDGGDLTANMKLKREIITQRYQDVIEALYQGTPHPLILHLGQLEA